From Syngnathoides biaculeatus isolate LvHL_M chromosome 12, ASM1980259v1, whole genome shotgun sequence:
AATGAAAAATCCACACAAAACCCGAAAGGTGCGCAGTTGATTCGAAATAAAGTTTGGAATTGTATCCCTCTTGATTTATTCCACGTTCATCTCGTCCCAGTCCGTGTACGGCTTGCAGAACGACATCCGCGCCCACAGCCCGACCCACACTCCGGCCCCTGAGGCCAAGCAGCCGACAGAAGAGGAGCTGCAAGAGCAGGTGAGCCGATGTCGCGCTCACCTCGCTGCCCGACACGCAGACTGCGACCGACGCCGGCTAACTTATTCCCACTTTGTTTTCAGATCACATTTTGGCAGTTGCAGTTAGACCGGCATCgactgaaaatgtccaaagttGCGGAGAGGTGAGCGACCTTGAGCGACATGATCAGACTCGCAATGTGGTGCGATACGTTGTCGACGTCACTTAAAATCTTTGCTTTGGGATGAGGTGTTGTCGTGATTTTTACCTAAATAACACAGATTGAAGTTAACTTTTAAGGGTAATATCGTGAAACCAAACTATATAGTCTTGGCTTTACGTACGttgtacattttccaaattaGAACCATGGCAACGTGTTCGGACTATTCCCATTTGACCCCAATGGGCGCAGGCTCGCCCACCAGGGGCTCGCCTTCgggccccacctccaggcctggcacCAGAGGAAGGCCCCAGTGACCCACGTTTGGGCAAGGGAAATCTAGATCCATTTGTTTGGACTTGTCATAAGGGTTTATGGAGTCGTGCTttatctggtccctcacctaagaCCATTTTCATTTGGGTGACCTTACCAGGGCCCTTGAAGCGCCAGACAACTAAGCTCTTGGGACACACAAagccctccaccatgataaggtgatcCCTCAAGGAGGGGAACTCCAACTTTGagatcttaaaaacaaaaacgtttgaaGGAAAATCTTTGCCACAAAGGTTCCAAGAATCCCCAGGTTAGAAAACAAATTAGCGCATTCGTAAATGAGCCATCAATGGCCACAACGCACACCGAGTCATTCAACTTGTAGACTGCCAATCAAAAGCCAGCCGATCCGACACTCCACGTCATTCACCAGGACAGGCTCCGCCCTTTAAATCCatacacactcaaagtcacagatactctATTAGATCTTGAAAATGGCAACCACAATGGGACAAAATAATACTTGCAACGCACATACTTATGGcagttaataatgaaaaaatatattctgagccgacacatacatatacacaattCTGCAAGATATTTGGCGTCCACtggactggttgctagccaatcaggGGGCAAATACAGACAAATAACAACTGTTTACGTTGATGGAAAATTTAAGTCTTCACGGAACCAATGGtgcatatttttgtaatgtgagtGGAAAACAGCACACCCGGAGATTCAAACCCCGAACCGTTGAtctgtaaggcagatgtgcaaCCCTGACCTGAACTTCACAAAAATGCATAAAGATGGCATAAAAGCAATAGTCAcgcattttttcttctttgtctccCTTAGTTTGTTGGGTTACACAGAGCAGTACATAGAATACGACCCCTTCCTCACGCCCCCGGATCCTTCCAACCCCTGGATCTCAGATGACACTACACTGTGGGAGCTGGAAGCAAGGTGGGCACAGAACTAAAGCATGAATATTAAGGGTTTGAAGTCACGTTTTTTAACCAATTTGAGAGCCGACAAAATCTCTGCACGCGAAAATGCATTTGCAACCTGTCACATTCGTGTCAGtgtaacgggggggggggacttgggaacttctACTCTGATAGTTGCAAGGCTGCCAAGTGGGATCAGTCAGGCAAAACCAGCAAAAAGCAGGGTTGGATTTGAGGGTCTGTAATCAATAGAGGACATACTGTACACGCACTGAACAATTATCAGAGGATTCACATAATCGGTACAACAAGGATTTTAAAAGAACAACAATACACAATGTTATTGATTGATGCTCTTTTGCGAGGAAGTGTTAGATCAGTCCAGTCCGGTTCCCTCTGTCACCAACAGGGTAGTTCATCATCAAATAGTACGCAGAGCATAATTGGCAGTAGCCTAGAATTTTTGTCATACGTGTACTTCAAGTATTctcgcacacacacagctgACTTGGCCTGTAACTGGAGGGTGGTGATGTAGTGTCAGTGCGCACAGCATCgcatacatttgaaaaaggacCAATTCCATACCACCCGATACCGTTGTTGATATCGGTCCATTATTAGGTATCAGTAATTAGGAGTAAACCATCACGACTTTCTACTTTAAGCATACCACAAACTAGGGAGGGtccctgatggtgtagtgctaagcacgcctgcctttggtgtgggcagcgtgggatcgattccccccCAATGATGATATCGATACCTACACTGCgagtgactggcgaccatttcagggcgtagtccgccttttgcccgacgcgagctgagataggctccagctttccgcaacccttgtgaggataagcggcttggataatgacatgaaatACAATTTCAAACTCGTAAAATTACCtttagaaataaatgaaaacaatccACATGTGCAAGCAATATGGTTGCACTTACAACCCAGCTCTCGCCTGACAGACAAAAATGAGACGTAGAACTTAAACATTCTTCCTTGACAATGATTAGCACGATTatagaaagagcacaaaaacatGTATAGTAAGGGGTACTCAGTGAATAGTCAAGAACAGgtcccacagaaaaaaaaaacacaaataggtACATTTGAGTAGGGGTTGACTTTACGACAAGTACAGGTGTGTACGTGTACTCCCCTCTGTCCAGTAAGGAGCCCGGCCAGCAGAGAGTAAAAAGGTGGGCTTTCGGCATTGACGAGGTTCTCAAGGACCCCGTGGGGAGGGAACAGTTCCTCAAGTTTCTCGAATCTGAGTTCAGCTCGGAGAATCTCAggtgggatatatatatatatatattttttttttcttaatgtgcTTAAGTGGCTTTTATGAAGCCAACAACTAATAATATGCACCTACACACGGGGAAGCGACACTGTGTAATCAAAGAAGCGTCTGATTGCCGCTCGTGCTTTCATCTGAAGCGAAATGCACTGCGCCCTCTCGCCGAAGATTTAAATGCCTCTCATCCTACTACAAATGTCGAACCTTCGACGGGTACGAGGCTCCGGTTCCAGCATGATTCCCCACAGTGAGAGTGGGAGAACGTGTTTAATATGCCCAGGCTGCGACTGTGGAGGATTTAATTCACACGTTTCCCTCCCCCGGCGAGTGTGCGCACACATTTACTGATACAGTGCACACATACCTgtccactaaaaaaaaataaataaataaatagaaatgggAATGAGTCTGTGCCAAAttggagaaggaaaaaaaatatatgcaaaaaCATGTCCTTACTCTTTGAACAGATCCACAATTATGGTTATGTTAAGTGTATCGTGTAAATGTCCTACAGGAAGTGTATATACAGGAGGAGCCTACAAGTTgcagtatttttattatttatttatttttattaataggCACAACAGAAGCGACGTGCAGGTGGCTGAGATTCCTATGCTAATTGGTTTATTCATTGCACCATGAATACTGCACAAGTTTTAAAGATGCATGCAAACAGCCATTTATGAATTAAGCATGGCTGCGCCACGAGCCTTTTGCATTTACATCCATTCAAATCCCACCCAGGCGGCTGCCATTATGAAGCGTTTTGTGGGAATGCGCCATTACAACTGTTATCCTTCACCATTAGCCTCACTTCAAAACATTATGATTTTTGACTCTGATTCACAAACACAGAAAATTGCTTCGAAGGATCGAAATAATTCTTGGGTTGTAATAACAGTGGGCACCTCGACTTAAGCGCGATCAGACCGCCAGCGCTAGATGGATTGAGTGAATTGAACTCACTGCACAGGAAACGGCAGCTGGTGAACAATTCTTCACTCAGTTGAAGTAGCAATTTGCCTCCCGCCAAActacacataaaaacaaagaattatAGGTATTGTATTTTCAGAACAACCACATCCATTTGCCTAGAAGCTAATACACGATGCAAAACGACAAGGTAACGAATGGAATTGATGTTGCAGTGTTATGGGATGGCTATTTTTACACAAAGAGCGCTGGAACACAAGTAGACAGACAATTTATCAGTACTCGCaagcatatacagtattccGTATACtctgcaaaataaacaaatacaatttaaaaacccCTGACTAATACTACATCTTACTGAGCACTTGTGAGCTTTTTCTCAGTATACATCTGGATGTCTGTGTTACACCGCCCCCTCGTGGCCGACGTGCGCATTCAAGAAGGCCCACAATGTGCagatgaaacagaaaaaaatcattgtattcccatttttttccaatggagAATACAATTTGAGATCATGTTTTGAGTTGTGAGTGCAgtggaatgaattaaactcgtaagtcaaggcaccaccATAATCAttccacatacagtatgtcgcatccccctcccccccaaaaaaaaataaattaattgaaaagaaaacactgaaatggcacttaaaaaaattgtgtaaaaatgtaaagacaatgaaaaatatttaatgaagcaaatatttaacattgtaCTTCTTAATTTTCCAGTTCAATTATTTAACACCAATGCCCATTTCGCTGCCGGTACATATTTCTCTACAAtgccaaaaacaataaaaaaggtCTGGCTCCTTTTGAGTTTGTCTGCACTAGTTTGCAATGTGTTTATGCCTTTATAAacaaattatgtattttcctttcaaaataagTAGTTAGGGATGTAGTTCAGATGCGGTCAAGTACTATACGATACACCTTCTTGTCTTATTTAATAATGTCCTACATCTGAAAGGTTCTGGCTAGCGGTCCAGGAACTGAAGAAGCGCCCCATTCGAGAAGTCCCAACTCGGGTTCAGGAGATTTGGCAGGAGTTTTTGGCTCCGGGCGCACCCAGCGCCATCAACGTGGACTCTAAGAGCTATGACAAAACCACCCAGAATGTCAAAGACCCAGGACGCTATGCCTTTGAAGACGCACAGGTACGCGGACTCTGAAGTGCTCCCCTGCATTTGCGTGCATCCATAATGTCGAAATGAATAAGAGGCCGGTTGCCAAGAGGTCTTCTGCTgcgacttcattttttttttcctttgcttaCGGATGAGTCACGGCTCGGTTGTGAAGCTATTCGGCGTAAACACCATGCGACACCCGCGTCTGATGTTTTTATGCATTACTGTCACGCGTTCCAGGAACACATCTACAAACTGATGAAGAGTGATTCCTACAGCCGCTTCATTCGGTCCAGTGCCTACCAGGAATTATTGCAGGCCAAGAAGAAGGTAACTACAGTCACATTTGGATTggagttattttattttcatcttttattttgaattgaatttacTTCAGACAGTATTATGATCATGTACAAAATATgcccaaaaatatttccataTAGCTGGCCTAAATAAAGAGTTAGTGCTCAAGATAAGTTTATAAATGCCCTAAACCAGCTGACAAgctgttctttattttttaacttttctaCAAATAACCACTTAGAAATACATAACTTTTTATTCCATCGTCCCTTTCTCACAAGTTAAACAGTTTCCAGGTTTCTTCATATTTCACATACCTGTGACATGCTAGGATCAAGGATCTAGAAATATAGCAAACTTtacacaccttttttttctagCGCATTTTAGGGTGCGTGGTCCCAACTCATGCAAGTGAAGTGCTGGGCCAATCGCGATGACCAGGGCCGGCACTCGGGCTTGTGTAACCCAGATTGTGCGGGGGGGACGCAAAGGCTCGAAAAGACAATACCAGCATTTTCCCTTGTGAAGGCAGAACTTCACTCCACCGAGTAATCAAATATGTGAGGATTACTAATctttggactttgacttggtgtTAGAGACAGCATAGCTGATGGAAAATCTATACAAGCAATGCTGAATTCACAAAGGCCCACTCGGAAATCTGTAATTTGAGCAGTGATTCCTGATATTATGTTACTAGTTACATAACTAGGAAACTGTCTAGAGACTAATACAGTAATCTAATATACTGCTGCCCTAAGGCTTTTGCACAATGCTGTTGATTAGCTTTCTAGCTTTAGCGCTTTTTAGCCCCATTCATCGTTGCGCGACATGCCAAAAGCTGCCCTCCCGGTACGCACAGTCAAGCTTTTTCCAAGCGTGTTGGATCACACTTTAAGCCCGCTGCGGCTAATCCCTCGACACGCGCAGCCGGCGCGGACCCGGAGGTGCAGTCGCTCGCGCCTCTATGTTGTCCCAATACCAGATTTCAAAGCGCGCTTAATTTGGTCAACACAGAAAACTCACATCAGGTCAACGATATTCATTTTCGGGGTAAATTCCAGCCAGTGAGTGACGAAGACGACCCAAAAGCGTTTGCGtgcagatggagacaaaatCTGGTTTCATGAACAATCCAAATGAGCCATTGCTCAACTTGTGCCTTGCTGTCGAAGAGGCAAATACAGCATTTGTTACCATGACGATCGAGGCAGAACTAGGGTGTTGTGACTAGGTGAACGGATACAGAAGCATTGTAGTATAAACACCCATGGAGGCAACTTTTTGtataaaatcccccccccccgaaaaaaatcacatttacatA
This genomic window contains:
- the rgs7a gene encoding regulator of G-protein signaling 7a isoform X1, translating into MAQTNSGGQGTNGVADESPNMIVYRKMEEVIARMQEEKNGIPIRTVKSFLTKIPSVFSGSDIVQWMIKNLDIEDQVEALHLGTLMAAHGYFFPISDHVLTLKDDGTFYRFQTPYFWPSNCWEPENTDYAVYLCKRTMQNKARLELADYEAESLARLQRAFARKWEFIFMQAEAQAKVDKKRDKIERKILDSQERAFWDVHRPVPGCVNTTEVDIKKSSRMKNPHKTRKSVYGLQNDIRAHSPTHTPAPEAKQPTEEELQEQITFWQLQLDRHRLKMSKVAESLLGYTEQYIEYDPFLTPPDPSNPWISDDTTLWELEASKEPGQQRVKRWAFGIDEVLKDPVGREQFLKFLESEFSSENLRFWLAVQELKKRPIREVPTRVQEIWQEFLAPGAPSAINVDSKSYDKTTQNVKDPGRYAFEDAQEHIYKLMKSDSYSRFIRSSAYQELLQAKKKKSKNLF
- the rgs7a gene encoding regulator of G-protein signaling 7a isoform X2 — protein: MAAHGYFFPISDHVLTLKDDGTFYRFQTPYFWPSNCWEPENTDYAVYLCKRTMQNKARLELADYEAESLARLQRAFARKWEFIFMQAEAQAKVDKKRDKIERKILDSQERAFWDVHRPVPGCVNTTEVDIKKSSRMKNPHKTRKSVYGLQNDIRAHSPTHTPAPEAKQPTEEELQEQITFWQLQLDRHRLKMSKVAESLLGYTEQYIEYDPFLTPPDPSNPWISDDTTLWELEASKEPGQQRVKRWAFGIDEVLKDPVGREQFLKFLESEFSSENLRFWLAVQELKKRPIREVPTRVQEIWQEFLAPGAPSAINVDSKSYDKTTQNVKDPGRYAFEDAQEHIYKLMKSDSYSRFIRSSAYQELLQAKKKKSKNLF